Proteins encoded together in one Prunus dulcis chromosome 3, ALMONDv2, whole genome shotgun sequence window:
- the LOC117623075 gene encoding pentatricopeptide repeat-containing protein At3g04130, mitochondrial — translation MIFHVQKCFKSVRFRRNTSNSCSFFHTSSKNCSPALSSILSSQQGSSKFEDPTRLSDLDIIIAKVSVGRTDDEILQSLAHDPAYNSIQLTDNLVGQLFHRFKNDWKSALGVFRWAESRSDYKLTPDAYDMMVDILGKMRQMDKIMGLLEKMRQDHLVTLNTVGKVMRRFAGAGKWEDAVRMFDQLGSFGLEKNTESMNLLLDTLCKENKVEQAREIFLELKSHISPNAHTFNIFIHGWCKIKRVDEAHWTIQEMKGHGCRPCVISYSTIILFYCHQYNFVKVYELFDEMEAQGCPPNVITFTSVMCYLAKSEEFEEALQLYERMKSAGCDPDTLFYNSLIHTLGRAGRVRDAIHVFEVEMPKKGVPPNTSTYNTMIAMFCHHAEEQKALDVLLKMENARLCKPDVQTYYPLFKMCFKTGKTDNFLSKLLDDMVNRHHLSLDLSTYTLLIHGLCRSNKCEWAYLLFEEMIGQEIKPRYKTCRLLWDEVKLKNMFGPADTIEDFMKKL, via the coding sequence ATGATCTTCCATGTTCAGAAATGCTTTAAAAGTGTCCGCTTCCGACGGAATACTTCAAACTCTTGCTCCTTTTTCCATACCTCTTCTAAAAATTGCTCACCTGctctttcttcaattttgtctTCTCAGCAAGGGTCATCAAAATTTGAGGACCCAACAAGACTATCGGACCTTGACATTATCATTGCTAAAGTATCTGTTGGTAGGACTGATGATGAGATTCTACAGTCTCTTGCACATGATCCGGCATACAATAGCATTCAGCTCACAGATAACCTTGTTGGTCAATTGTTCCATCGGTTTAAGAATGATTGGAAGTCTGCATTGGGTGTGTTTAGATGGGCAGAGTCACGCTCTGACTATAAACTCACCCCAGATGCATATGATATGATGGTTGACATTTTGGGTAAAATGAGGCAAATGGATAAGATTATGGGTTTGTTAGAAAAGATGCGTCAGGATCATCTGGTCACTCTTAACACTGTTGGTAAGGTTATGAGAAGGTTTGCTGGTGCAGGGAAATGGGAGGATGCTGTGAGGATGTTTGATCAGTTAGGAAGTTTTGGATTGGAGAAGAACACGGAATCAATGAACTTGTTGCTTGACACACTTTGCAAAGAGAACAAAGTTGAGCAGGCTCGTGAGATCtttttagagctaaaatcacACATCTCTCCAAATGCTCATACATTTAACATTTTCATTCATGGTTGGTGCAAGATCAAACGGGTTGATGAGGCACACTGGACAATCCAAGAAATGAAGGGACATGGCTGTCGACCTTGTGTCATCAGCTACTCGACCATCATCCTATTTTATTGCCACCAATACAACTTTGTTAAGGTCTATGaattgtttgatgaaatggaAGCTCAGGGGTGCCCGCCAAATGTTATTACCTTCACCTCTGTCATGTGTTATCTAGCAAAGTCTGAGGAGTTTGAGGAAGCTTTGCAATTATATGAGAGAATGAAATCTGCTGGATGTGATCCGGATACACTTTTTTACAACTCACTGATCCACACACTAGGAAGAGCTGGCCGGGTACGAGACGCTATTCATGTATTCGAGGTTGAAATGCCTAAGAAGGGGGTTCCTCCTAATACATCAACTTACAATACAATGATTGCCATGTTTTGCCATCATGCTGAAGAGCAAAAGGCCTTAGATGTCCTCTTGAAGATGGAAAATGCAAGGTTATGTAAGCCTGATGTTCAGACATACTATCCATTGTTTAAAATGTGCTTTAAAACTGGCAAAACAGACAATTTTTTGAGCAAGCTATTAGATGACATGGTTAATAGACATCATCTCAGTCTTGATCTCTCAACCTATACGCTTCTAATTCATGGACTATGCAGATCAAATAAGTGCGAGTGGGCGTATCTTCTCTTTGAGGAGATGATTGGTCAAGAGATAAAGCCTAGGTATAAAACATGCCGTTTGCTTTGGGACGAAGTTAAACTGAAAAATATGTTTGGCCCTGCTGATACCATTGAAGACTTCATGAAGAAACTATAA
- the LOC117621664 gene encoding probable CCR4-associated factor 1 homolog 11, which translates to MTLVKDNIRHKFKNNAEHRRAKFKKPNPELKMNKRVEIRSVWQQNLESEFALIEAAIAHYPFVSFDTEFPGTILECKAWDPPAYQYQIMKGNVDAMNIIQLGLTLSDHSGNLPDLGTDCCCIWEFNFRDFDIERGDHHSADAIEFLKRHGIDFLQNKKKGIYSSNFAWLMERMVLHNRSRLTWVTFHGSYDFGYLMKILTQKDLPTDIGGFMGEVEKKFGKRVYDIKHLIKCQGLYGGLEKVARLLQVGRVAGKSHQAGSDSLLTLQTFMRLKDVHFGSFLKNKDNCSLSLNQFRGVLHGLELEAH; encoded by the coding sequence ATGACTTTGGTCAAAGATAACATTCGACACAAATTCAAGAACAACGCGGAGCACAGGAGAGCAAAATTCAAGAAGCCTAACCCAGAATTAAAGATGAATAAAAGAGTGGAGATTCGAAGCGTTTGGCAACAAAATTTAGAATCCGAGTTTGCTCTCATTGAGGCCGCAATTGCTCACTACCCTTTCGTCTCCTTCGACACTGAATTCCCAGGCACCATACTTGAATGCAAGGCTTGGGATCCCCCTGCATACCAATACCAAATCATGAAGGGCAATGTGGACGCCATGAACATCATTCAGCTGGGCCTAACACTCTCAGACCACAGCGGGAACTTGCCTGATTTGGGCACAGATTGCTGCTGCATATGGGAATTCAACTTCAGGGACTTCGACATTGAGCGTGGCGACCATCACAGCGCAGACGCAATCGAGTTTCTTAAGCGGCATGGAATCGATTTCTTGCAGAACAAGAAAAAGGGTATTTACTCTTCCAACTTCGCGTGGCTGATGGAAAGGATGGTACTCCACAATAGGTCCCGTTTAACATGGGTGACTTTCCATGGTTCGTATGATTTCGGGTACCTGATGAAGATTTTAACTCAGAAGGACTTGCCGACGGACATTGGTGGTTTCATGGGGGAGGTGGAGAAAAAGTTTGGGAAAAGAGTTTACGACATCAAGCACTTGATCAAGTGTCAAGGGCTTTATGGAGGTTTAGAGAAAGTGGCTCGTTTGCTTCAGGTTGGTCGTGTGGCTGGGAAGAGTCACCAGGCTGGTTCTGATAGTCTATTGACTTTGCAGACGTTTATGAGGCTCAAGGATGTGCATTTCGGAagttttttaaagaataaagACAACTGTAGCCTAAGTTTAAATCAGTTTCGAGGGGTTTTGCATGGTTTAGAACTTGAGGCTCATTGA